A window of Limosilactobacillus reuteri genomic DNA:
AAGTTCTTCTCCGGCGGTAGCAATAAATCTAACCGTTCCTGATGGCAGTTGACCAGCTTCTTTTAATTCGATTAAGACGATGGCTTGAGCAGCCAGACCGCTTTTCATGTCAGCTGCTCCCCGACCGAAAACATAATCACCGTTAATCTCACCGCCAAAGGGATCATGTTGCCAGCGATCTGGATTAGGTACTGCCACAGTGTCTTGGTGCCCAGTGAGTCCAAGAATTTTTTTGTTTTCACCAGTTCCGATTTCTGCAATCAAATTTGCACGACGGTCACCAAATTCATCAACTTTTGAATCGATTCCGTGACTTGCTAAAAGTTTTTGTAAGTAATGGGCTACCTCAACTTCATTTCCATTAACAGAATGGATTTTTATTAAATCTTGCAGTACTTTGACTTTTTCACTGACTTCCATAATAATCCCTCCTATATGTTAACGGTCTTGGTGGTTAAGTTTCTTGGCTAAAATATCGCCAACTACTTGAATGATTAAAACAAATAAAAGAACAAGAATCGTAGCGACGAGGGTTACGTCGTTGTTAAAGCGGTCGTAACCGTATGAAATAGCAGTATTACCTAAACCACCAGCACCAATTGCACCAGCCATTGCAGTAAGGCTAACTAAACTAATTAATGTAACGGTGGAGACACGGACAAGTTCAGAACGAGCTTCGCGGAGGTAAACGTCAATAATGATATCCCAGTTAGTAGCCCCAATAGCTTGGGCAGCTTCAATTTTACCGTGGTCAACACTTTCAAGCGCAACTTGAACTTGACGAGCATAGAAAGCAAATACACCTAATGAAAGTGGCACTAATGCGGCGGTTGTTCCAATCTGTGTTCCAACAATCAATTGGGTGAAGGGGGCAATGAAGGCCAACAAAATGATAAATGGAATTGCCCGGAAAACAGATACGACTTTATCAACGATACTAAAAACAATTCGATTTTCTAAAATTCCACCGGGCTCAGTAACCACAAGCGCAACTCCGAAGATTAATCCTAAAATTCCGCCGAAGATAGCAGGCCAGAAAGTCATGTAGATAGTTTGAATGATTGAAGTGCCCCAACCGTTGTCACCACCCCAACCAAGTTGAATTACATTTGGTATAAGATTATTCATTCCAAATCCTCCGATCATCAATCTTTGTGACAGTAACATCGTTTTCTTTTAAGAAGTCAATAGCTTGTTGACGCTTCTCAGCATCGCTCTTGATAACCACAAACAGGGTACCGACTGGTGAACCGGCCAAGACTTCAATGTTTCCATAAAGCATACTTGCTTCAACTTGCAGCTTCTTATATAACTCGATAATGATTGATTTAGTCACATTATTTGCATCGTAGACCAATTGCAGCAACTCTTCATCATCGTCAAGGTGGCCAAGGTCAAATGCTTTAAGGGTATCGACTGCGGCTAAGGAACCTCCCACAAATTGACGAGTTAAGTCCTGTTGTGGTTGGAGGAACACCTTCTGCAAGGTGCCGCGCTCAATGATTTGTCCATATTCCATGACAGCAATCTTATTAGCTACCCGTTTAACAGCGTCCATTTCATGGGTAATGAGGACAATCGTTAAATCCAATTTATCATTGAGCCGTTTAAGAAGGTCCAAAATCTGATTAGTGTTTTGGGGGTCAAGAGCCGAAGTAGCCTCATCAGAAATTAGAATTTCAGGATCATTAGCTAATGCCCGGGCAATGGAAACGCGTTGTTGTTCACCACCAGATAATTGAACAGGGTAGAATTCAGCCTTATCCTTTAAGCCAACTAAGTCTAAAAGTTCAAGCGCCTTCTTCTCTTTTGCGTCATCATCCAGGTCAGTATGTTTAAGGGCGAAAAGGACATTTTCAATTACTGAAGTTTCATTTAATAAATTGAAGTGTTGAAAAATCATTCCAATTTTTCGGCGCTTTTCTTGTAACTCTTTATTACTAATTTGCTGTTGATGGTCTTTGAAAAAAACAGTGCCATTAACTGTTACTGATCCAGCAGTAGGAAGTTGTAGGAGGTTGATGGTTCGAACTAATGTTGATTTACCAGCTCCAGAATAACCAACAATCCCATAAATATCGCCCTTTTCTACTTTTAAGGTAACATCCTTGACGGCATGAACAACCTGTTTTCGCTGCTTAAAAGTTACGCTAATGTTGTCTAAGTCAATGATCGGGTTCGCCATATTAATCCTCCTTTATTTATTGAAGTTGAGGTCCCAAGCAGGAATTTCTGCAGTTCCGTATAGTTTCTTAATTTCTCGTTTAGTTTTTTCAGTTTGGTAAGCACGTACAACATCTTTGTAAATCTTGTTGTTCTTTTCACTGTCTTTAACAGCAATGATATTGACCCATTGCTTTGAATCCTTGTTAACTGGTTCAACGAAAATAGCACTCTTGTAATTAAAACCAGCATCTTGCGCATAGTTAGTGTTAACTACTGCGGCATCAACGTTATCTAGCGACCGGGCTGTTTGATCAGCGGCTAATTCTTTAATCTTAAGATCGCGTGGGTTCTTAGAAATTGAACTTACGGTTGCGAGCTTTGTACCCTTCTTTAGGTCAATCAAACCAGCATTCTTTAATGCGAATAATGCCCGTGATTCGTTTGAAGCATCATTTGGCACTGCGATCGTTCCACCATTAGGAATTTCCTTTACACTCTTGTATTGCTTGGAGTATAACCGGATTGGAGTAATAAATGTATCACCTAAAGAAACAAGATCAGTTTTATGGGCTTTATTCCAAGTTTGTAAGAATAACTTGTGTTGGAAGGCGTTTAAGTCAACATCGCCATTTTCCAAAGCCTTGTTTGGTTGGTTGTAATCAGTGAATCGTTTGAATTTTAAGGTAACGTTGTACTTATCTTTAGCGGTTTTGCTTACTGAATTCCAAATTTCATCGTCTTGTTTTGAACCAGCCATAATCCCGACAGTAACAGTCCGTTTTGCTTGTTGTTGCGGACGGATAAAACTAAAGTATCCGGCAATAACAACGATAAGTGCAACTACTGACCAAATAATGATATTTCTTCTTTTCTTTCTCTTCATAGTAAAAACTCCCTTTCAATCAATTAAATATTTTCGTTGGTTAATTAAAACGTTAACTTGCTAGTAAATAAAAAAAGCACTCGTCCCTTTATTCAAAGGACGAGTGCTTCGCGTTACCACCTTTATTTACTGAATCTTCACAGACCCAGCCTCAGTAGGTTACTCTAATAAAATAATTAGAATTACCTAGCACTAATAACGTGTGCTAACCCGTTATCGACTAACAATCATCGATACCATTCCAAGCCCATCTTCAGTAGTTACGCTTGCTTCTTCACACCACCCAGAAACTCTCTTGTAAGTCTCGCTACTTACTCTGCTTTTCGATATGTTTTAACGTTCAATTAATTATTATGTGTTCTATTATAATGATTCTCTAATTTTTGTCAACGCATTTTTTAATTTAAATTTTGTTTTATTTGAGTCATCAATCGTTTTTTATTTTGCTTATCTATAGTAATTAAAAAATAATTATGTTAAGATTAAAAAATTATTAAAAAGAAATTGAAAGGGGTCTTAGTAATGACACGAAAAGTTGGAGTTATCGGAATGGGTAATGTGGGGTCAACAGTTGCCCACTATATTGTGGCAATGGGTTTTGCAGATGACCTAGTTCTGATCGACAAAAACGAAGCAAAGGTTAAGGCAGATGCACTTGATTTTGAAGATGCGATGGCTAATTTGCCTTTCCATACCAATATTACTGTTAATGATTACAGTGCGTTGAAGGATGCGGATGTAATTGTATCCGCGTTAGGAAATATCAAACTTCAAGATAATCCTAATGCTGATCGTTTTGCGGAACTTCCATTTACCCGCCAAGCAGTAAAAGAGGTTGCACAAAAGATTAAGGAAAGTGGCTTTAACGGTAAGATTGTGGCTATTACTAATCCGGTTGATGTTATTACCTCGCTCTACCAAAAAATAACTGGCCTTCCGAAGAACCGTGTATTAGGAACAGGGACCCTGCTTGACTCCGCACGAATGAAGCGAGCAGTAGCTGAACGGCTTAATTTAGATCCGCGTTCTGTAGATGGTTATAATCTTGGAGAGCATGGTAATTCGCAATTTACAGCATGGTCTACTGTTCGCGTTCTTGGCCGTCCTTTAACTGAATTAGCAGATAAGCGCGGATTAGACTTAGAAGAGCTTGATAAGGAAGCTAAGATGGGTGGCTGGACTGTCTTTCAAGGGAAAAAGTATACTAATTATGGGGTTGCAACGGTCGCTGTTAAGCTTGTCAATGCAATTTTATCCGATTCATTGACTGAATTACCGGTATCAAACTTCCGTGAAGAATACGGAGTCTACTTGTCTTACCCAGCAGTCGTTGGTCGTGATGGAGTTGTAGAGCAAGCACAACTTGACTTGACAGAAGAAGAACTGCAAAAGCTGCAAACATCAGCCGATTTCATTAAGAAAAAATATCAAGAAAGTTTGCAAGCAAAAGATTAAGGAAAACTTAAATAAAGAAAATAGACTAGCATGAAAAAATTATGCATGGTAGAGTTGCTTCTATACTTAACAAATAAAAGTGGCGTCATCAGATAAATTTGGTGGCACCACTTTTATTCTGTAAAAATATAGAAAGGAAATATATCATGACAAAAGAAGTAAAGCGTATAATCTTTGTAGTTCTTTTTTGTGAGTTTTTGATTTGTCTCGGAATGAGTCTTATCTTCCCAGTTGAACCGTTCATTAAAAATGAATACCACTTTACTGTCTTTGACATGGGAGTGATGTCTTCCCTATTTGCGTTTGTGCAATTTATTGCTTCACCCATTGTTGGTCGGATTTCAGACAAAGTTGGACGAAAACCAATGTTAGTATGGGGATTGCTGATATTTGCGATTGCTGAATTTGTTTTTGCCTTAGCACAGCATTTATGGTTATTTGACTTATCGCGGGCGGTAGATGGATTATCAGCAGCTATGTTTGTGCCAACATCAATGGCATTAGCGGCAGACATTACTAGTGAAAAAGACCGCGCCAAAGTTATTGGGTGGTTGTCAGCAGCTTTTAGTGGGGGATTAATTTTAGGACCGGGTCTTGGTGGGATGTTAGCGCATGTAAACTATAAATTCCCATTTTGGGTTGCTGGTATTCTGGGATTGATTAGCACGGTTGTTGCTTGGCGCTTTTTACCTCACGATGAGGATGAATTATTTAAGAGTGAAACTAAAAATCCAGAAAATGAATTATTGACTGGTGGTTGGAGTCAGTTGAAACAAATTATGACTCCAATACTAATTACGCTCTTTGGAATGATCTTTGTAGCTTCATTTGGATTAGCTGGCTTTGAAAGTATCTATAGTTTATATGTCAATGAAGTCCATAATTTTGACTTAAACGCAATTGCGCTTGTTTTAACGCTCAATGGGATTATTTCGCTTATCTTGCAAGTCTTTTTCTTTGATCGGCTAGTTCGCTGGCTAGGAGAAGTTCGACTAATGCGATACAGCTTTTTCCTTAGTTTAGTTGGAACGATCATGGTGATTTATGATCACAATCATTG
This region includes:
- a CDS encoding methionine ABC transporter permease, with amino-acid sequence MNNLIPNVIQLGWGGDNGWGTSIIQTIYMTFWPAIFGGILGLIFGVALVVTEPGGILENRIVFSIVDKVVSVFRAIPFIILLAFIAPFTQLIVGTQIGTTAALVPLSLGVFAFYARQVQVALESVDHGKIEAAQAIGATNWDIIIDVYLREARSELVRVSTVTLISLVSLTAMAGAIGAGGLGNTAISYGYDRFNNDVTLVATILVLLFVLIIQVVGDILAKKLNHQDR
- a CDS encoding methionine ABC transporter ATP-binding protein: MANPIIDLDNISVTFKQRKQVVHAVKDVTLKVEKGDIYGIVGYSGAGKSTLVRTINLLQLPTAGSVTVNGTVFFKDHQQQISNKELQEKRRKIGMIFQHFNLLNETSVIENVLFALKHTDLDDDAKEKKALELLDLVGLKDKAEFYPVQLSGGEQQRVSIARALANDPEILISDEATSALDPQNTNQILDLLKRLNDKLDLTIVLITHEMDAVKRVANKIAVMEYGQIIERGTLQKVFLQPQQDLTRQFVGGSLAAVDTLKAFDLGHLDDDEELLQLVYDANNVTKSIIIELYKKLQVEASMLYGNIEVLAGSPVGTLFVVIKSDAEKRQQAIDFLKENDVTVTKIDDRRIWNE
- a CDS encoding MetQ/NlpA family ABC transporter substrate-binding protein encodes the protein MKRKKRRNIIIWSVVALIVVIAGYFSFIRPQQQAKRTVTVGIMAGSKQDDEIWNSVSKTAKDKYNVTLKFKRFTDYNQPNKALENGDVDLNAFQHKLFLQTWNKAHKTDLVSLGDTFITPIRLYSKQYKSVKEIPNGGTIAVPNDASNESRALFALKNAGLIDLKKGTKLATVSSISKNPRDLKIKELAADQTARSLDNVDAAVVNTNYAQDAGFNYKSAIFVEPVNKDSKQWVNIIAVKDSEKNNKIYKDVVRAYQTEKTKREIKKLYGTAEIPAWDLNFNK
- a CDS encoding L-lactate dehydrogenase — translated: MTRKVGVIGMGNVGSTVAHYIVAMGFADDLVLIDKNEAKVKADALDFEDAMANLPFHTNITVNDYSALKDADVIVSALGNIKLQDNPNADRFAELPFTRQAVKEVAQKIKESGFNGKIVAITNPVDVITSLYQKITGLPKNRVLGTGTLLDSARMKRAVAERLNLDPRSVDGYNLGEHGNSQFTAWSTVRVLGRPLTELADKRGLDLEELDKEAKMGGWTVFQGKKYTNYGVATVAVKLVNAILSDSLTELPVSNFREEYGVYLSYPAVVGRDGVVEQAQLDLTEEELQKLQTSADFIKKKYQESLQAKD
- a CDS encoding MFS transporter, whose product is MTKEVKRIIFVVLFCEFLICLGMSLIFPVEPFIKNEYHFTVFDMGVMSSLFAFVQFIASPIVGRISDKVGRKPMLVWGLLIFAIAEFVFALAQHLWLFDLSRAVDGLSAAMFVPTSMALAADITSEKDRAKVIGWLSAAFSGGLILGPGLGGMLAHVNYKFPFWVAGILGLISTVVAWRFLPHDEDELFKSETKNPENELLTGGWSQLKQIMTPILITLFGMIFVASFGLAGFESIYSLYVNEVHNFDLNAIALVLTLNGIISLILQVFFFDRLVRWLGEVRLMRYSFFLSLVGTIMVIYDHNHWHIIIATLFVFEAFDMLRPTITTLLTKMSKTNQGLLNGLNMSLTSVGNIIGPLISGYLLDVNYQYPYWFVSIFLIISWVITLVLGRERKAAAND